GGAGGCGGGTGCGCTCGATATGGCGGAGGAAATCGTGCCCCAGGCCTTTGCCGCCGGCGGCCCCTTCGATGATGCCGGGGATATCGGCGACGGTGAGCGAACGGTGGTCACTCAGGGGGACGACGCCGAGGTTGGGCGTGATGGTGGTGAAGGGGTAGGCGCCGATTTTGGGGCTTGCGGCGGAGATTGCCGAGAGGAGCGTGGATTTGCCGGCGTTTGGAAGCCCGACGAAGCCGACTTCGGCGATGAGCTTGAGTTCGAGGAGGTATTCGCGGTCTTCGCCGGGCTCGCCGCGTTCGGCGAATTTTGGGGCGCGGTTGGCGTTGGTGGCGAAGCGGGTGTTGCCCTTGCCGCCCTTGCCGCCGCGGGCGGCGACGAAGGCCTGGCCGTCCTCGGTGAGGTCGGCGAGGATGTCGCCGCTTTCGAGGTCGCGGATCATGGTGCCGAGGGGCACGGTGACTTCGAGGCTGGCCCCGCAGCGGCCGTGGAGGGTCTTACCCTTGCCGTGCACGCCGCGGTTTCCCTGCCATCGGGGGTGAAAGCGGATGTCGGTGAGGGAGGAGGCGCGTGCGGCGGCCACGAGGACGACATCGCCCCCGTTGCCCCCGTCGCCCCCGTCGGGGCCGCCGAGAGGCACATAGGCCTCCCGGCGGA
This Candidatus Hydrogenedentota bacterium DNA region includes the following protein-coding sequences:
- the obgE gene encoding GTPase ObgE gives rise to the protein MFVDRVKIRVIGGRGGDGCVSFRREAYVPLGGPDGGDGGNGGDVVLVAAARASSLTDIRFHPRWQGNRGVHGKGKTLHGRCGASLEVTVPLGTMIRDLESGDILADLTEDGQAFVAARGGKGGKGNTRFATNANRAPKFAERGEPGEDREYLLELKLIAEVGFVGLPNAGKSTLLSAISAASPKIGAYPFTTITPNLGVVPLSDHRSLTVADIPGIIEGAAGGKGLGHDFLRHIERTRLLLFLIDTGDPDPAETLETLRNELQQYSDVFAARPFAIALNKIDITENRERLGDLLDQFPGAFPIAGATGEGIPALIEHLWGLVEAARQADLAEPAEPEPEREYVYEAPFTIEKEAGGFRVSGDRAIRAVRMTDFGNPEAVAHLQKVLEKMGIYRALKRLGAHAGQSVFIGDLELEYHPE